In Streptococcus mitis, the DNA window ACAGAGCATGAGGGAAGATTCCAAGTAACTGGTCATGTCATCGGTACAAATCTAACAACTACCATGCAAGTGACAGTTGTAGCTAAAGGAAATCAAGTCATCTCAGAGAATCCAAGCAACAATGACAAAGATTCTAAAGCCTTTGCTTCGACAACGAATGATACACAAGCAGCTTCACATGATCGAATTTTCTATATCAATGATGGAAAATACAATGAAGATGGACGTTGGACAAACTGGTCTCGTACTCCGAAAAATCAAGAAACTTCTGTTGGATTACTCTTTAAGAAGGATGGAAAAATTACTTCTCAATCTATCGGAAAAGTAGCCCTTCAGTTCTTTAGAGATAGTGGCACAGATGCTCCTGAGAAAATGGTTCTAGAAAGATATATTGGTCCAGAATTTACAGAACCAAGTACGATTTCTCGTTATGAAGAAAATGCCGATCATCCATTTAACAAGGCAGAAAATTGGGCACCAATTCCTTACAAAGCTTCTGGAGAATTAGTAGCTGGTAAACCAATCGAGTTTAACTTTGATCCGGTTCAAACGACAGCTATTCGTGCTCGCATGACTCGTAAGGCTACCACCAATGGTCTTGCACTTGTAGAATTTACAGCCTATTCTGCAGGTAAGGGAGCAGAAGTGGAAACACCATCAGCGACTATTTCGATCGATGGAAAAGCATTGGAAAACTTTGATCCAAATGTGACAGATTACACTCTAACAACAATGGGTTCAAAACCAAAAGTCACTGCGACAACTAGTGGACATGGAGTAGTCACAGTTGTGGATCATGGAAATACAAATCTTCCAACACTTGTTCGTCTTGTTTCCAAAGATGGAAATCTGGTGAAAGAATATCGTTTATACTTTAAGTCTACCTTCCAAACAACACCGACAGAAGGCGTTAAGAACTTAGTAGCAGAAACTCCAAGTTTGGAAATTGAAAAGACTCCGCTTCCGTTTAAAGAAGTTATTCGTGAAACCCCTGAACTTGCTCAAGGTCAACGTCGTATAGTTTCTGAAGGACAAGTTGGAGAAAAAGTTGACTATATTCAAGTGTCAGGAACTAATAGAACTCTTGTTCATTCTGAAGAAAGAAAGGCCCAAGATCGCATTATTGAAGTTGGAGTGAAAGCATCTATTTCAAGTAGTAAAGGCGAGGAGCCAGCTCCAGTCAATGAAGTTCCAGAATTCAAAGGCGGTGCTAACTTTGTAGAAGCAGCAGTGAACGATGTTCCAGAATTCAAAGGCGGTGCTAACTTTGTAGAAGCAGCAGTAAATGAAGTTCCAGAATACACAGGAATTCTAGCTACTGTAGGAGAACAATCGGCACCAAGCGTTGAGAAACCTGAATTTAAGGGTGGCGTTAATGCTGTAATGGCTCTAGAACATAAACTTCCAGAGTATCGGGGTGTTCTAGCCACAGTAGGTAATCAACCAGTACCGACAGTAGAAAAACCAGAGTTTAAACTAAGTTCGTTAGAAAAATCTCAGACTCCTGAAACACCAGTCCAAGTTGCCAAGGAAGACAAGAGATTGCCAGAAACTGGTGAAAAACAGTCAGAAACAGCTATTTTCTTGGCAGGTGTTAGCTTGGCCTTGTCAGCAGCCCTATTAACTGCAAAACGAAAAGAGGATTAGTTTGTGCGTCTAATGCTATCCTATTTGTATAGATTGGTAGAAGATAAAAAATGAATCGATAAATGAGTCGAATAGATGGAGAGGACCGATTAGGCCTCTCCGTCTTTACTAGTAAAAATGGCTCTTTGTCAACTGTAGTGGGTTGAAGAAAAGCTAAGATCTAGAAAGGACGGATTTCGTCCTTTCTTTTTTGATATTGAGAGCGATAAAAATCCGTTTTTTGAAGTTTTCAAAGTTCCGAAAACCAAATGCATTTCGTTTGATAAGTTTAATGAGATTATTAGTCGCTTCTAATTTGGCATTAGAATAAGGTAGTTGAAGAGCATTGACAATCTTTTCTTTGTCCTTGAGGAAGGTTTTAAAGACAGTGTGAAAAAGAGGATGAACCTGCTTTAGATTGTCCTCAATAAGTCCGAAGAATTTGTCAGGTTCCTTGTTCTGGAAGTGAAAAAGTAAGAGCTGATAGAGATTGTAGTGGTGTTTCAAGTCTTCTGAATAGCTCAAAAGCTTATCTAGAATCTCTTTGTTGGTTAGATGCATGCGAAAAGTAGGGCGATAGAAACGTTTATCACTCAATTTACGACTATCCTGTTGAATGAGCTTCCAGTAACGCTTGATAGCCTTGTATTCATGGGATTTTCGCTCAAACTGATTCATAATTTGGACACGCACACGACTCATAGCACGGCTGAGATGTTGGGCAATGTGAAAGCGGTCGAGAACGATTTTAGCGTTAGGAAAAAGTTTTCTGGAAATATCGTAGTAGGGGCTAAACATATCCATAGTAATGATTTTCACCTGACAACGAACGGCTCTATCGTAGCGCAGAAAGTGATTTCGGATGATAGCTTGTGTTCTGCCTTCAAGAACAGTGATAATGTTGAGATTATCAAAATCTTGCGCAATGAAACTCATCTTTCCCTTAGTGAAGGCATACTCGTCCCAAGACATAATCTCAGGAAGACGAGAAAAATCATGCTTAAAGTTGAAATCATTGAGCTTTCGAATGACAGTTGAAGTTGAAATGGAAAGCTGATGGGCAATATCGGTCATAGAAGTTTTTTCAATCAGCTTTTGAGCAATTTTTTGGTTGATGATACGAGGGATTTGATGATTTTTCTTTATTAGAGGAGTCTCAGCGACCGCTATTTTCGAGCACTGATAGCACTTAAAACGGCGTTTTCTAAGGAGGATTCTAGTAGGCATACCAGTCGTTTCGAGGTAAGGAATCTTAGACGGTTTTTGAAAATCATATTTCTTCATTTGACTTCCACACTCAGGACAAGATGGAGAGTCGTAGTCCAGTTTAGCGATGATTTCTTTGTGAGTATCCCTATTGATGATATCCATAAATTGGATATTAGGGTCTTTGATATCGAGCAGTTTTGTGATAAAATGTAATTGTTCCATATGATTCTTTCTAATGAGTTGTTTTGTCGCTTTTCATTATAGGTCATATGGGACTTTTTTTCTACACAAAAATAGGCTCCATAATATCTATAGAGGATTTACCCACTACAAATATTATAGAGCCGTAAAAATGGAATCGTTTACTTTCGTGTTTGGACGAAAGGAGATAATATAAAGATGGGTAAAAATTTTTTCAATAAACGTTGTCATTACAGTATTCGTAAATTCGCTATTGGAGTAGCTTCTGTTATGATTGGTGCCAGTATCTTTGGTGTTAATCTAGTAGAGGCAGCAGAAACAGGTAGTGTAGGAGATAAAGAGGGAACTATAACTCAAGCTCAGCCACTGGAAAAGTTACCTGATGAACTTGCGGCAGTTTTGAAGAAAGCAGAAGAAAATACTGGGAAGGAAGGCAGCTCGACAGTTGGAAATGGAGAAACTGCAGGAGCGATTGGCTCTACCGATTCGATAAATAATCCTAAACCAGTTGACGCATCTGGAACTCCAGAGAATGAAACAAAACCGTCTGAAGCCATGAGTGGAGGACAAAATGATAAAGAAATCGCTAAACCAAGTCAACCAACTACACCTGAAAAACCAAAAGTAGAGCAAACAGGTGATGGAACAGTTGAATTGGCGGATCGATTCACTGCAAGTAAAGCAGCTAGCGAAGATAGTATTGTGGCTGCCAGCAAGAGCGATGACTATCTTAAGAAAGAGTACAAGGTTTTCTCAACTCCACAAAAAGTGACCTATGGCGAAGGTGTCACAGCCCTTCGTAAACAAGTGAATCTGGTCATGGGAGAACAACTCGATCTCTATACTCGTAATCGCTTGAAGAGTATCTTACAGGACAATCAAGTATCTTATACAACTGGTAAGGAGGCAATCGCTGGCGCAACCAACATCTTTCTTAGAGTGCATGGACGAGGAACACAAGCAGAACAAAACTTATCTAACGTTTCAGCAGGTCTCTTTGACAAAATTGATGCTTATGCTCTGACCATCAAGGACAACTCAATTTCCATCGTCGGAAAAGACACAGATGCAGTCTTCTATGGTTTGACAACTTTGAAACACATGCTCAAGGAAAGTCAAGTTCCAGTTCTTCGCAATGTGACAGTGGAAGATTACGCTGAAATCAAGAACCGTGGTTTCATCGAAGGTTACTATGGAAATCCATGGTCTAATGAAAATCGTAAAGAATTGATGCGTTATGGAAGTGAATTGAAGTTAACTCAATACTATTTCGCACCAAAAGATGATCCATACCATAATAAGAAATGGCGTGAACTTTACCCAGAAGAAAAACTAGCTGAAATCCGAGAACTTGCACGTGTCGGTAATCAAACGAAAACACGTTATGTTTGGACCATTCATCCATTTATGAACAATCGTATCCGCTTTGGCAATGAAGCGCATTACCAGGCTGACCTTGCAACCATAAAGGCTAAGTTTACTCAGTTGTTGGACGTGGGAGTGCGTGAATTTGGTGTGCTTGCAGATGATGCACCAAGCCCAGTTGGTGGTTACCATAGTTATGTTCGCTTGATGAAGGATATCACAAATTGGTTGACTGAAAAACAAACAATATACAGTGGTCTCCGTAAAGATATGATTTTTGTTCCTGCCTGGTACATGGGGCAAGGAACTGAAGCTGAACTTCGGACCTTGAATGAACATCTTCCTGAAAATGTTCATTTAACTCTTACTGGTGGAAAGGTCTGGGGGGCTGTTGACCAAGCATTCTTAACGAACTTAAAGAAAAATTTAACAGAAGGCGGTAAGACTTACCGTCCAATTCAGTTCTGGATTAACTGGCCATGTAATGACAATACAAAACCCCACCTAATTCTTGGAGGTGGTGAAAAATTCTTACATCCAAATGTTGATTTATCGCTTGCACAAGGAATTATGCTAAATCCAATGCAACAATCTGAAGCATCTAAAGTGGCACTTTTTGATATGGCTCAGTATGGATGGAAGCAATGGAGAAGTGCAGAAGAAGCTGAACAAATCAACGATATGGCCTTTAACTATGTAGTCAACGATCATTTTGAAGAAAGCAGTGTTTCAAAGGCTTTTCGAGAACTCGGAAAACACATGCGCAATCAAAATAGACCTCCCCATGTCACTAAATTAGAAGAGTCTGTAAAATTGGCTCCAAAATTGACAGAATTCTATAACAAACTCAAATCTGGTCAAAATCTGGATTCTGAAAGAAAAGAGTTGAGGGACATTTTTGCTGGTTTGAAAGCCAATGCTCTTCTACTTAAAGAAAAAGGCGATCAGAAATTAATCGAACAAATTCACTATTGGTTAGATAATACAGTAGATCAAATGAACGCGCTTGAAGCTTTCCTAACAGCTACAGAAGGTCTTACTGAAAAGAATGATGCCAAGGTATGGGAGTACTATCAGGCAGGAGTCAAACATTATGATCAGTCAGTTAAACATGCCTTCTTTTACGTTGACCATTATGAATACGCAGAATTTGGTGTCCAACATATTCGACCATTTATCAATAATCTCAAAGAATACTTAGCCTTACATATTCAAGCAATGTTGAATCCAGATAAATTTGTGACAACATTTATTACGAATCGTGCTGGAATAGAAGGCGGATTGAAAGAAGTCACAGATGGTGACTTTGATACACATGTGATTGCCAAAACAACCATTGTAATTGAGAGAGGTGATTATGTAGGCTTACGCTTTAATAAGGCGATTAAAATACACAAATTAGGTTTCGCTACGGGTACTAATACGGCCGATAACTATACCTTTAGTAATGCAGTTGTGGAATATCAAAATGAAAAAGGAGAATGGGTAGCCATAACGAGCCCTGCATATACTGGTCGAGAACGCATTCTGGAATTTAATGACCTCGATATCACAGCTCAAGCTGTTCGTATGATAGCAACAGCTAAGAAGGATAATGCTTGGCTCGCCATGCGTGAAATAGCTGTAAATAGACCCCTAGAATTGGGTAGTAAGAAAGTTAGTGGCACTATTAGTTTAAGTCCAAACCTTGTTTACAAATATGGAACAAGTGTTGTTCAGATGCAAGATGGTCGAGAAAACACAGAATCCATGATGGCACATGTTGATCAGACCAATGTCACACCAGCGCAAGCCTGGGTACAAATGGACTTAGGTGGACTTCATAAAGTAAAACGAGTTCATCTGATGCAAGGAGAACGAGACAAACTAGCATCTGGTGTCATCGAATATTCTGCAGATGGTACAGATTGGACAACGCTTCAAAATTTATCAGGGCAACGAACTTCTGATATCGTGCAAGAATTTACAACTCGTTTTGTTCGCATTCGCAATACACAAACCTTAAATAAGTGGTGGAGAATTGCGGAATTTAGAGTGGATGTAGATAGTCCAAATCTTGACTTAACAGACACCAACGTGGATGCCTTGAAGGAAACACCAGTAGTGGATAGCTTGGGCAGTTACGAGCTTCAAATTCCAGCTGGAACTAAACTTCCTGCTCATAGCTATTTAGGTATGAAGCTTGACCGAATCCATCAAGTCAAGAGCATCCAGCTCCAAGGCCAGGCCAACCCAGCCCTAAGTCTAGAGTACTCTGTAAATGCGCAAGAATGGACACCAGCTAGTCAGCTGACAGACAGATCTGTCGCAACCCACTTGGTACGTTATGTTCGTCTTGTTAATAAAACAGACCAAGAACAGGCTGTTCCATCAACTTCTCTCCTTGTAACGACTAAAGAAGTGCAACCAACCAAACTAGAATCTACAACTATGGGCATTCATCCAACATATGGAAGTAATGATGTTCGTAAGATTAATAACCTAGATCAATTGTTTGATGGTGTGTACAACAACTTTGTTGAGTTTTCAGACTATGCCCATAAAGATGGCCATGTAACCTTGAAACTTGGTAGCGAACGCACTATCAAGAAGATCAGAGCCTACATCCAAGACGGAACTCAAAACTATCTTCGTGATGGTAAAATTCAAGTCAGCCAAGACGGTAAAACTTGGACGGATGTTGTGACAGTGGGAGATGGTGTAGCCAATAGTACACACGATGATTCATTGACAGATGGTTGGACACATGATTCTAAGATGCCAGGAAATCGTTACATCGAGGGTGAATTGACGACACCAGTCAAAGCAAACTATCTTCGTGTCCTCTATACAGCTGACTATGATGCTCGTTTTGTAGGATTTACAGAATTGGTGATCAATGATGGCGAATTTGTCAAACCAATCAATGATCCAACTGTAGAAGGAAACGGTGGCGAAAGCCGAGGTAACTTCTATACTAATCTCGTAGATGGAAAAGTTTTGACTAGCTACAAAGCAGAACAAGATAAGGGAGAAATGATTTATCACTTGTCTGAACCAACCAATGCTAACCATCTTCGTCTCGTTTCAAGCCTTCCTGAAGGAGCGAAAGCACGAGTTCAAGCGAGAACACTTAAGGATGGACAAGAAAGTTGGACAGATCTTGGTGCCATTACATCTAGTCTCCAAACCTTTGCTATCCGAAATGGTGGTTCTCTTCTAGATGTTAAACTGGTCTGGGAAGGTGGCAAGGCTGAGTTTTATGAATTGGCGAGCTTCTATCAAGAATTGACAGAAGAACCTGTTCAATCAAGCAAGGGTGAAGAACCAGCACCAGTGCTTGAGGTACCTGAATTTACAGGTGGTGTAAATGCAGTTGAAGCTTTGGTACATGAGCTACCAGCCTACACAGGTCCATTATCAACCGTAGGTGACCAAGCTGCACCGACAGTAGAGAAACCAGAGTTTCAGGGTGGAGTCAACTCAGTTATGGCTTTGAAACATGAACTACCAGAGTACACAGGCCCAGTAGCAACAGTAGGCGACCAAGCCGCTCCAACAGTAGAGAAACCAGAGTTCAAGGGTGGAGTCAACTCAGTTATGGCCTTGAAACACGAACTACCAGAGTACACAGGTCCATTGTCAACCGTAGGTGACCAACCAGCTCCGACAGTAGAGAAACCAGAGTTCAAGGGTGGAGTTAACTCAGTTATGGCCTTGAAACATGAGCTACCAGCCTACACAGGCCCATTATCAACCGTAGGTGACCAACCAGCTCCGACAGTAGAAAAACCAGAATTTAAGCTAAGTTCGTTAGAAAAATCTCAGACTCCAGAAGCACCAGTTCAAGTTGCTAAGGAAGACAAGAGATTGCCAGAGACTGGTGAAAAACAGTCAGAAACAGCTATTTTCTTGGCAGGTGTTACCTTGGCCTTATCAGCAGCTTTATTAACTGCAAAACGCAAAGAGGATTAGTAATACCATTCTATTTGTATAGATTGGTAGAAGATAAAAAATGAATCGATAAATGAGTCGAATAGATGGAGAGGACCGATTAGGCCTCTCCGTCTTTACTAGTAAAAATGGAATTGTTTACTTTCGTGTTGGGACGAAAGGAGAGTAGAGGGGCTTTGTCCCCTCTTTTTCTATATGAAGGAATAGATTTATGTTTAAGATGCAAGTCTAATAAACTTTATAGTATAATGAACAGAGAGGAAAAAAACGATGAAAGTGATTGATCAAGCCTTACTAGAAAAAGTCATTATTGAACGTTCTCGTACAAGTCATAAAGGAGACTATGGTCGTCTGCTTTTGTTAGGTGGGACCTATCCTTATGGTGGAGCTATCATCATGGCTGCCTTGGCAGCTGTAAAAAGCGGTGCAGGATTGGTGACTGTTGGAACAGATAGGGGAAATATCCCAGCTTTGCACAGTCATTTACCTGAGGCTATGGCCTTTGCTCTTCAAGACCAGCAACTGTTAAAAGAGCAGTTGGAGAGGGCAGAAGTTGTCTTAGTGGGACCTGGTTTACGGGACAATGCTTTTGGAGAAGAACTAGTGAAACAAGTCTTTACTAATTTAAGCCAAAATCAGATTTTGATTGTAGATGGAGGGGCCTTGGCTATTCTTGCCAGAACAAGATTGTCATTTCCTTCCAGTAAGCTTATCCTAACTCCCCACCAAAAAGAATGGGAAAAGCTATCTGGTATTGCTATTGAAAAGCAAAACGAAGATGCAACAGCTAGTGCCCTGACTTCTTTCCCTCAAGGAACAATTTTGGTGGAGAAAGGTCCAGCCACTCGTATTTGGCAAGTTGGTCAATCTGATTTTTACCAGTTACAGGTTGGCGGTCCCTATCAGGCGACTGGGGGAACGGGAGATACACTGGCTGGAATGATTGCAGGATTTGCAGGCCAATTTCGACAGGCCAGTCTCTACGAACGTGTGGCAGTAGCAACCCATCTTCATTCAGCAATAGCACAAGAACTATCTCAAGAACATTATGTTGTCTTGCCGACGGAAATCAGCTCTTATCTGCCCAAAATAATGAAAAAAATATCTCAAAAAGGCACCTGATGGTTTCAGGCGCCTTTGTATTTTTTAGAAAAATCCTTTAATCTTTCCAACGAGGCCATCTAGACCTTCAGAACCAGAAATCAACTGCTGAGCTTGAGAGAAGTATTCTCCAAGCTGTTCTTGATTTTCTGCAACAAATGTTTTTGCAGCTTCGAAATCTTTTGTTTCGATTAGCTCTTTTACTTGATTAAACAAATCTAATGGGTTCATCTTATGTCTCCTTTTCTGTATAATACTATTCAAACATTTTATAAAAATTTTTTCAAGCAAAGAGATTTTTATATCAAAGTTGAGGGGTGTCAAACAGGGCTTTTTTTGATATAATTTTTAATGATGAATTCGAGAAATGATCGGTATGTGGTTGTTGATTTAGAGGCCACTAGCACCGGAAGCAAGGCAAAAATTATTCAAGTGGGTATTGTGGTGATTGAAAATGGTGAAATCGTCGATCAGTATGGGACTGACATCAATCCTCATGAGCCCTTGGATTCTCATATAAAAGAATTGACAGGTTTAACTGATCAACGGTTGGCAGTTGCTCCAGAGTTTTCACAGGTAGCTGGAAGGATTTTTGAGCTGGTCAAGAATGGTGTTTTTGTCGCGCACAATGTACAGTTTGATGCAAATCTTCTAGCAGAGTACCTATTCTTTGAAGGTTATGAATTGAGAACTCCACGAGTGGATACCGTTGAGTTAGCACAGGTTTTGTACCCTCAGTTTGAAAAGTACAATCTCGGCATTCTCTGTCAAGAGTTAGGGATTAAGTTAGAC includes these proteins:
- a CDS encoding ISL3 family transposase; this translates as MEQLHFITKLLDIKDPNIQFMDIINRDTHKEIIAKLDYDSPSCPECGSQMKKYDFQKPSKIPYLETTGMPTRILLRKRRFKCYQCSKIAVAETPLIKKNHQIPRIINQKIAQKLIEKTSMTDIAHQLSISTSTVIRKLNDFNFKHDFSRLPEIMSWDEYAFTKGKMSFIAQDFDNLNIITVLEGRTQAIIRNHFLRYDRAVRCQVKIITMDMFSPYYDISRKLFPNAKIVLDRFHIAQHLSRAMSRVRVQIMNQFERKSHEYKAIKRYWKLIQQDSRKLSDKRFYRPTFRMHLTNKEILDKLLSYSEDLKHHYNLYQLLLFHFQNKEPDKFFGLIEDNLKQVHPLFHTVFKTFLKDKEKIVNALQLPYSNAKLEATNNLIKLIKRNAFGFRNFENFKKRIFIALNIKKERTKSVLSRS
- a CDS encoding NAD(P)H-hydrate dehydratase yields the protein MKVIDQALLEKVIIERSRTSHKGDYGRLLLLGGTYPYGGAIIMAALAAVKSGAGLVTVGTDRGNIPALHSHLPEAMAFALQDQQLLKEQLERAEVVLVGPGLRDNAFGEELVKQVFTNLSQNQILIVDGGALAILARTRLSFPSSKLILTPHQKEWEKLSGIAIEKQNEDATASALTSFPQGTILVEKGPATRIWQVGQSDFYQLQVGGPYQATGGTGDTLAGMIAGFAGQFRQASLYERVAVATHLHSAIAQELSQEHYVVLPTEISSYLPKIMKKISQKGT